The region ACTACCAAAGCCCCTGtcatccctttttttttaagtaaccaTGCTTTCCATTCTCCTACCAGTCTGTTGGCCTACAGTAATTAAGTACTGTAGGCCAACATCTCACTTGGATGTAATTTGTCCTTATTTCACCCTTTCCCCTGTGACAGTTTGTGCAGAAAGCGTTCCCAGTGATAGTTGCTCTAGCTTTGTTCTGCATATTCCCAGAGAAGGTTTTTATAAACTGATGAATATTTCCCACAAGACATAAATGGCAAGGACAAATGAGTTAGGATAAGGACCATGCATGatcatgatttttaaaacatctgtcagcatttggaaaaaaatataagtCATTCACCCTCATTAATCATCTCTGAGAATTCAGTTTTTTCAGCCCCCTGAACCTAGCGATGTCTCATTTGAATATATGTGTCCATTTGTCTGTTTGTGATTTTCAGGTTTGACTATGAAGGCTTGGACCCACGTGCAGCCTTTTACCTGATGAGGGATCTAGAGACCGTAATCTCAGACAAGGCTTTCAGCAATCAGAAGTTTGCTGTTGGAGATCATGTCTACAGCGTGGAGAAGGCAGAGAACTTTGAGTACATTGACCCAGTGGACGGGACAGTCGCTCGGAACCAGGTCAGTGTGAGACAGCTCCAGATGAAGGATGTCGCATGAAAAAATAAGTTGAGATAAAATTGAGCACTGAAGAAatgtaaactgtaaaaagttgcaaactacaaaaaaaaaaaactcccaaaaatgttaaaacaaataatgttttattaaaaccttAGGTGGTCTTTGGTAAAATACACAAGGTGTGACAATATTTATATGtaacaaaggggaaaaaacgTAGCAGTTATCATCTGGTTTTCACTGGATACGGCCTAATATATCCCACCCTAACAGTTGCCATAATGAAAATCTAAACAGTAACAGTATTATTCGGTTGACCCATCAATGGTTGTAATGGATACAAATAAGGCTCTTTTAAAGACAGCCACAGAAAGTGCATTTTGTGAATGCCATTATTAACTTCTGTCATCATcttaaataagtaataatatattttctaactttttaaccccttttgaaaataaataaataaataaataaataaagtgctttATTGATGTATttcatgaactttaaaatgtgaattgtcagcatttcttttatacaaaaatttttaaaactcaaGAAAATCGGTGATTGTTTTATACAATTAAAACGGAAATCCAGTTGCAAAGGTTGTTCattcaaaaatcatttttcaatgAAAGTGTCACTAAAAAGGGACACAAACTGCATGTtgaaaacatagaaataaaaagtggaaagtgaaatgaaaattgCATTCATAATACACAACTCGACCACATTTTATGAAGTTTGTGTATATACTGGTAAGGTTTTGGAGAAAcaagataaaatgtttaaaaagcatcttaaaaaatctaaatgggACCAAGAAGGTCTCACACTTGCCCTTGTTCTCCCTCTTCCCACCCTACAGACCACCCACTGTGAGGCTTCGTTTGGATATGCACGTCTTATCTTTAGTTTTAAATCATAAACTCGTCTATATACACACAGCATACAGTTTAGGTCTCCACACACACTGGTAGCATGTTTGGTTAGTACAACTTTCCTGTTACAACCCTTTTAACTCACTTGCTGTCTGTCAAGTTTTCACAATCGACTTTTCCCTTTCTTATTACGCAAACAAAGgtgtgatcatttttatttcttagaaACTAATGTTACAACAACTAGTATTTACTCAATCTCCTTTCAGCAGGTTTAGTTCCTCCCGACAAGAATATTGTCAACccacatacatgcacacattcTGAGCTTTTCAGTTTAGGGTTGCAAAAGCAAAAGCACATCTCAGTATGGATACAGCAGGTCTTACCACTAGTTAGTCAGTCACCCCGAAATGCTAAATCCCCAGCAACCCAGTCACCCCCTAATGACTCACATTCCTCCCAAGACAAAATTATATCAGCTGTCGTCTCTCTTGCAGGGTCTCCATCACAGAGGGGGGAGGAAGTAGGCGCGCAGAGACAAACGCGTTCAAACAGAAATGTGCCAGACAATGCTTGGAGGATTTACACTGCAGTTGCATGGCAGCATTTCTGTTGTTGGCTACTGAATTCATCTGGCATTGTCTGCATATCAGACAGAGAACGGATGGATTTAAGCCCCTAGATCAGCTGTCTGTTTTTGGGAAATGTGGCACCGACATGTTCATCTTTCAGTTCTCATCTCCACTTTTCTTCACAAGATACATTTATAATCAACTTGTCTTAGATGAAAGCATTTGCATTACGCGGGtcagcttttttttatgtttacttgaTTTGTAGTTGTTCACCTGGATGTTTTAAGTTAATCACCATAAGGTTGCAAAATCTCTCAGCAAGTCATTGTAGCTACATGAGTACTAAAAGCAGAGAACACTctgactttctttcaacaactAGATTTTTTGTTCTGCCTCTTAAGTCATAGCATGCATTAGTTAGAGTTGTCAATTGGGTGGACAGCCTTGTCTGGGTATGTGTGCCTCTGTGCcaaactctttccattttcagatattGGACTGAGTAGTGCTCTGTGAAGTGTTCAAAGCTAGGTTTTTTTCTACCTAACCCAGCCTTAGACTTCTCTACAACGTTCTCCCTGAgatgtctgctgtgttccttgatctttctgatgctgcttgttcgctaatgttctctaacaaacctctgagatgtaaactgagattaaatgacacacaagtaggctttatttacaatttttgtgCCTGGTGAAGGGTGCTTTCATACACAGTTggttgcactagattttatttatagtaTCAGGGTAAGGTGGGGAAGACTTCTCAAAATTTTGTccgtaaaaacataaaatcccaattgaACACATTGAAAgatgtggttgtaacatgacaaaatgtggaaaatcttGATGGGGTGTGAATATCTTTTGGAAAAATCCACATCATTTAAAGACGTAGCCTCTGAGCACTGCAACAGATCGTGTTTTTAACAAGCATTAGTCTGACGGCCCGCTGATAACTGCTGCTCTATTGTTAGAGATGAGCCGGCACACTACCAGATACAGACAGGCGGACATCTCTCATTATCACTGACTCTCTTTTAACATTTGCTTCCACTTCCCTCCTAACATCCAGAGTCATGATAAAGGACAGGAACTGGAGTTTTCCAGAGGTTTCTGTTTATCAGCGTAGGGTCTAAAATGTTCTCCCCTCATTGACTGCTTGGAGAGCCCATGTGACTTTTGTTCTAAAAATAATCcataaaactgaactgaactgttgTTACATTTTGATGCCTGAGGTGGGGAATATTGTTGACAAATCTTTGAAAAGctaacagatgaaaaaaaaaggtattctGTTGTTAAACTTATCAGCACAGAAACAAATTTTGAAGTTCTTACAATTTTCTTTCTCAAATATAACACTTTAAGTAAACTTATTATGCTTAATAATACGTTTATGTTATGTTACTATGCAGGGGATATGGTTAACTAACCTATCACAGTAAAATCCTGTTTGCTCAATAGATGACGACAACAAACTACGGGTCACTGAATGTTcttttctcaaacaaaaaaaagaaagaaaaaaaaactggagttAGTTCAGTAGCTCCAAAAAATCTGACATCATAGTTGAAATTTTTTTAGGAccatatcatttaaaaatattgctgtGTTTAACTGCTGAGCATGGTTAAAAATGACTCATTCCCAACAAACGGCACAGTGACAGCGACATCTAGAGGAAATTTGCTTTCAATGCACATCAGGGATGCAACTGTAGAAATAAACATAAGGAATCCTGGTTaaagtgcatttatttatatgtgtTGTGTAAATTGAATTATATAGCTAACCAAAGAAAATTACCTAGATATTAGTCAGAAAGactcatttaaattaattggaAAAGGGTAATGAaaaggttattattattattattttattctaggGTTTAAGGATTATCTTCACCGACTCTTCCCGCCTTGTGTTTCGGATGAGCGGCAGCGGTGGAGGCACGGGTGCCACCATACGCATTTATGCTGAGAGCTTTGAGAGAGACCCTGAGAGACACAGCAGGGAGACTCAGGTAGGGGAGCTGTGTGTTATCTGTTTACACACGCAGGAGGACCTGCGCACACCTCCTGCTTTCACCTGCAACCTGGAACAGGGGCAAACCGCTTTACAACTACTTTGTCTTCattaaaaccttttgttttgactttagGATTCGTGAACTTTTTTGTCGTGAATGGATCATTAACATTTAAGAGAGTAAGAATTATGCATGAATAAGAAACAAATCACCCATGGATTAAtttgccatttatttatttattttgctattcattttttatttattcatttgttgaAGAGGAGTTAAGCTCCCACCACTGAGGAATAACAGTATTGTGAAATGTTTGGAGGTGTTTAGTTGGTATAAAAACCAGGCTTCtttctttaattcatttcagAGTGAAACAATGATCTCCCTACATATTTACTTTGGGCTTTATTCTCTCTGCAGGTGGTGCTGGGTCCTCTCATTGCCATCGCCCTGAAGATCTCCAACATTCATGAGAGAACAGGACGGCGCGGCCCAAACGTCATCACATGAGTTAAAAGAGAATGAGGGAGATACACACTcacacgcccacgcccacacacacacgttatATGCATCTATCATGCCCACACTGATGAATTATACTTATTTCTGCAGCTTCACTTTGCTTGGAACAGTTATTAACccgagaatttttttttttttttgtgctggaATTTGTctctcaaagacaaaaatgtcacAGCTGCACATCTAtgttcatttttgttcacaataaaaagtcagatattGATAAACATGAAGCAAATTTAAATGATGCAGTAGCTACATAGTGGAAGCTATAAAAGCAATAAACACAAAAGTGACAACAGAATATCAATGTTTCTTGATTTTTTATATTACACCTTACTCAGTGGAAGCTTAttcatttttacaagattgtttctttttaacttttactaatattgaacattttacagTGCACATATAATTTGTTATTGCAGTTTACAAGTAATTTCTTTaccaaaatgagaaagaaaagttaTAGCTTTCTCATAAATCAACCTTTGTGCACATTCGGATtgtaaggaaataaaatcatattcaaAGTTCCTTGTTGCCCTTTGGCATATTGGGATTTCACTAAACAGTGTCCTCATTGCTGGACTTATTTGCTGTGATTGAACAGCTCTCGTTTTCCATCTGAACAGGAAACAAACTGAAGCTGTTGAGCTGTGATAAGAAGTTATGAGGTTTGATCTTTACACCGCTCAGACGCTGAGAGCAGGACATCATAAACATGTTGATTGCCGTCATTCTGATTTGAGGATAAAGCCAGTGGATTTTCTAAAGGATGTGTCACTCAACCACACAAACGTTAGCTGTCGGTCCCTACAGGTTATTGCTCCATCTGACTCCTTTATGGTGCCAGGGGTCACTGCTGGCGTTATTGAATGTGTTGCTAATAGTCAAATCGTTTTTTCTAAAAGATGAGTTAGCATAAAAATCATAAGGGACATTgcaaaatgatgttttaatataatcatgtaattaaaaaaagtctttttaatcacatttgtaaagttcttaaaaacaTGTTGGCTATGAAGTTCTGGTTACTGTTTCACCTGAATGTTTATGCTGAAGTGAACCGTCAGGCGTTTTGAACCTAAACGACCTGTCTGGTGCTCGTGACAGACATACGCACAGAAATGGTGTGACGTTTGAAGGAGATATAATTAAATAGATAAAATTCATGAGACACTTCCTGAAGTTTCTTAACAAACTCTGCTGAGCTGTGGTGTCCTGTTGACATACTAGttaatcttttctttgtttttataatgttgTGGTTGCAACCTTTGACTTGAATAACTTGACTAAACAATATAGTCATAGTTATTTTGTGGGACTATTCATTaacaaaatgatctttttttgcTCCAATTTTCCCTTCAGCTGAACTCTGAGAAGACCAAGCTTTAGATCATTTCCCTGGATTGCTTGGTTCATCTggtctttttatgttttctaaaagcaacaggTTGAAAACAGTTATCTGTATTGTTACTGAATTTTTTAATAACACTAAGTGCAATCAataggaagagagaaaaagatggatATGTGTTAagtattgtattttgttttgggatgtattgtttgttttacttactTAGAGGTTAGTTTGGTGTAAATTCATTTAGTAGTAGCCTAAATAAGGtagttcatttgttttaattaaagtagCTTCAGGTTTAACATAAAACAGGATTTATTAAAGACAATTTAACTGTTTTTAGTGTGTTGCaacataaaattttgaaaaataaatataaaaacgtTGACAATATTGAGCCTTGATAAAAGACCATCTGAGGAACAAAATATACATCATTACACAAGCAGTACGACAGTGTGCAAcatctttaggaaatattttgatCTTACTCTGTAAAACGTCTGAAATATAACAGAGGTGTTATTCAGTTCTCTGACTTACTTGTTACACAACCAAAGAGTCCAACGTGCACTGAGGATGGACtgctaaaaaagcaaaaaaagctttttgatCCAGAAGCAAAATCATTCAAGTAacttaaacacacatttcagtttCAACGCAACAGGTTTTTACCCAGTAAAGTCCCAGAAAACCGTGTCCACTGAGACAGTGCAGATTGGGTGTTGACACAGCAGCTGATGTCATTTTGCAGTAAAGCAAAGTCACAAAATTAGTGATGACCATAATTTTTTAGGAACCTTCTCCTAGTTAGTAGTCTTTGCTCTTAGGGAGTTGATTAAAAACCCATTTCTCCTTTGGTGTTGGATGCAACATCTCTTCACACGCATCCATCTATCTGTGTTCAGTATGGACCACCACGCTGTATCGAGGTGGTTGCTCCCAGCTCCACCTGCAGTCTGGACTCTCTGAACTGTTCTGGGTGTACAGTGGAGGTGCAACATCCAAAACCATGGGAACTCCATCAACTGATACAACCGCCTCATGCATGCTGCCTGGACTGACGTAGCAGGGACTCTGGGACTCTTCGTACGAAGGAGGAAAGGTGCTCGGCCTGCTGAAGAGAAGATCCAGGTTCAGATAGAATGGGTTTATCAAAGACATTaacaattttaacaattttcttttacatgcaAGTGTGATCACGTAaagattgagaaaaaaaaaatcagtgcaaGCATTTACAGGCTGCTTCACCTTTCAACTGCGAAGATCTGGATGTCACTGTCGTGTCTTCTTCTGTGGTACAACTTGCTCCTCATGGTGTGGCAGAGGCTCCAGAACACCCCGAAGAGCATGGCCAGGAAGCCGAAGGAGATCATGATGTAAACAGGGACCATACTGTGATCAAAGCCTTGCCTGTTCTGCTGGAACACCAGGTAGGCTCCGATGCACGTGAACACAAATCCCACAGAAGGTAAGAACATGCGGGCAAAAGACAACAGCTGTTTCTTCAAATCCATGATTGATGAAGTGTTCTGAATGTTGCTTCTTCAGTGCAAGTTGGAGATGTCCTCTAAATGACAACGGTGCATTCACATCTCAGATAAATGAATGTGCTCAAAAATGTCTCGGCACCACTTAGACGCACGTCTCGGTGAGCAGCTATGCCTCCTCAGTTGTAAAAGGAAGTGGCGGCAATGTTCCTCCCAGCTGGGCTGTATATTAACGCAGGGAGGTCACAAGTATGAGAGAGATATTGTCTGTGGTTTGGCAAAAGCACAAGGGGAAATAAACCCAATAACGCTAGTGCTAAAGGCTGAAGTTTGCTGATGATGTGGTATTTattctgtaatttcttttataTCTGTGAAGCACTTAAGTGCCCTGATTCTAATGACTTTGAGTCTCATTAGTCATTTAGCATTATTCTTATCCTTTGGTATTCCTTAgcttggtaattttttttatcatttgaaaactgcttttcatttactcaggttatcctTTACTGATATTAAAAGGCTAACAAGTGTGACTGTGGCTCAGTGTGCATGTGAGGTAGTGGGGAGCAACAGTCAATGAAGGTCTCATGTTTTTTTGATTTGGTAGATGCTATGAATCTTCATTTTTGCCAATTTTGTTAAGAAGGATAAAGTGCTTAATATCTTTTCTTATTGCAATATTCCATCTTAAGCTTTCAGTTGCTAATATCCTGCTGGTTTTATAACACCTGAAACGTATCGGTCTGTAGCGTTGCAAAACAGGTAAGCTAAATATTacaatacaaataaagaaactgaaatacatttattaatctAGTTTATAAACTCATGGTACATGGTCCAAGTTCAATAAACAGAACTTGGACTGATATTTTTCTGTCCCCTCAGCTCCACAGCTACCACAAAGCTGTCAGGTTGAGACGTTCGGTGCTTAAAGCATTGcacaacattttttctcaaagaaCTTTAACACAACAATTTGCACAGGTCATGGGTAATATTtccataaacatgttttcattaaccAAAGAAAGACACATTTTCCATCTTCTCTGACGACTGCCAAGACACTTGGTTTATCTGTCAGCATACATTTGAGGTTGGATTGTAAGTGCTTATGCTAAAGATCTTTAACctttttgtgaatgtttttttttgttattttttttttttattgcactcTGCGTATTCATAATTGCATCCTTAAATAAAGTTACTCAAACCCAACATGTTCTATGAAGTCCTCGGGACGCTTTGATCTCGATGCTTGTTACATGTTCCATTTGAAACTCTTCTAACTTTCTtgtcatacaaaaaaaatgacagtactaaacatttaaatgggATATGTGGCAGAAAAATGAAGTCAGTTTAACAGGTTTTATGTTGCTGTCATGAGTCTCTGCAGAAATATGAATACACCATGCAGCGCTTATGGGGTTTGTTATTTGGGACCTTTTTGTGgataacatttttgtaaagcaTTACATATTTGACACAGATCACTCTTtcatttcttgtcatttttcagTAGAGCCCTTTGCTCTTGGTATGTTGCACAATATCATCATGGGATCATTTCAAGCCCTTATAAATAGTTCCatatttatgaatgaaatgTCGCCACCCTCCTCAATCCTCATCGCGGTTGATTGCTCAATAAACTTTATCAATCATATCAGCGTGCAGTCCAGCTTGAAAAATATCTTGATTTTGCATCAGTGCAATGTCATTCTAGTCAACACACCCCAGTGTTTCAGGACCGTGACATTCAGTGACATGTAAGAGCATTCAGACCACTCAAACCGTTGAATTTTCTCACATAGCAACAGCAAACATGATATGTTTCATACAATGGATTAAGAAAAAGCAGGCCATTCTtgtgaagtgggaggaaaattAGACAACTAATCAGACAATCTGAAAATGTGTGGCTAGTGTTATTTCATCTGTGCATTAATCCAGCTCTTCTGTGAAGGTCTCACAGGTTTGTGAGAAAACAACGGTGATAAAACGGTTTCACAAAGACTGAGGAAGACTGAAGACGTTTCAGAAATCAGAttatggagaagtttaaagtgGAGTTAGGTTATAAAACGATTTCTAAGCCTTGAGCATCATATTGAGCAATCCTCAGttaatcatctgaaaatgggaACCATTTGACACAAGTCCAAACCCTCTAATTTGGGCTGCATAATATAAGGAAAACATGTAATTACCGTAGCATTGCTGAACATTGTGACGATGATGCAGATGACAATGAAAAATCCACACAACAGGACAAATATATCACTGGCATGGAGAAATGGTGTGCAGGGCACTTGAAATATATCAACCcaccaaatattgcatccaagcaATCATTTGTGATTGTGATATTGCACACATTGATGCAATGATGAGCATGACTTGTACTCTGTTGTGATTGATGTGAGAGACACACATAAAGGAATGCATAAATAGTAAAgtgcaagaaaattgttttaaatgggtattttttttacaatttatatttattcatccTCCTATACTCtgatgtttcaaaataaa is a window of Xiphophorus hellerii strain 12219 chromosome 12, Xiphophorus_hellerii-4.1, whole genome shotgun sequence DNA encoding:
- the LOC116730279 gene encoding transmembrane protein 252 isoform X2; translation: MDLKKQLLSFARMFLPSVGFVFTCIGAYLVFQQNRQGFDHSMVPVYIMISFGFLAMLFGVFWSLCHTMRSKLYHRRRHDSDIQIFAVERPSTFPPSYEESQSPCYVSPGSMHEAVVSVDGVPMVLDVAPPLYTQNSSESPDCRWSWEQPPRYSVVVHTEHR
- the LOC116730279 gene encoding transmembrane protein 252 isoform X1; amino-acid sequence: MDLKKQLLSFARMFLPSVGFVFTCIGAYLVFQQNRQGFDHSMVPVYIMISFGFLAMLFGVFWSLCHTMRSKLYHRRRHDSDIQIFAVESRPSTFPPSYEESQSPCYVSPGSMHEAVVSVDGVPMVLDVAPPLYTQNSSESPDCRWSWEQPPRYSVVVHTEHR